The Microlunatus antarcticus genome window below encodes:
- a CDS encoding UBP-type zinc finger domain-containing protein, whose translation MPCAHLEAQPLTPLPAGFEPYCADCALTGDQWVTLRRCLTCDHVACCDDSLNAHATRHFEQTGHPVMTSVEPGETWRWCFIDQETA comes from the coding sequence ATGCCGTGCGCCCACCTCGAGGCACAACCGCTGACACCTCTCCCCGCCGGGTTCGAGCCCTACTGCGCCGACTGCGCGCTCACCGGTGACCAGTGGGTGACGCTGCGGCGCTGCCTCACCTGCGACCACGTCGCCTGCTGCGACGACTCCCTCAACGCCCACGCCACCCGCCACTTCGAGCAGACCGGCCACCCCGTCATGACGTCCGTCGAACCGGGCGAGACCTGGCGCTGGTGCTTCATCGACCAGGAGACCGCGTGA
- a CDS encoding FAD-dependent oxidoreductase: MTDPAPLTPTDLTGGPTRGVGEPGDQVRPGRRPRRDGEGPRDVKPVILTVDDDPSVSRAVARDLRRRYAEDYRVVRAETGSDALDVIREVVLRGEQVAVLLADYRMPQMNGVEFLESAMDLVPQARRALLTAYADTSAAIAAINVVDVDHYLLKPWEPPEEKLYPVIDDMLTSWKRDGKPPEHKTKILGHPWSPESYEVRDFLARNLVPYRWYNVEDPDGKRLLAAAGKGPADVPVVVTTSGDAMSRPSLTDLANAVGLDTTPRGDFYDVVIVGSGPAGLGAAVYAASEGLKTVVLERSAAGGQAGQSSRIENYLGFPDGVAGAQLTDRARRQAVRLGAELLTARSVVGLKAKGPAREITFDDGETLLAHAVVLATGVSYRQLDAEGADALLGRGIYYGSASTEAAACADQHVVIVGGANSAGQAAVFFSTHAAQVTLVVRGDSLTKSMSSYLIEQVEARDNIEVRTCTQIEKVEGEEHLSAVTLFDKTTGQREVVDAEHLFVFIGAAPLTDWLDGEVVRDARGFVVTGPELLVEGRRPDGWDLPRDPYLLESSLPGVFVAGDARADSVKRVASAVGEGALAVTLVHRYLAEQ; this comes from the coding sequence GTGACCGACCCCGCCCCGCTGACGCCCACCGACCTGACCGGCGGCCCGACCCGAGGGGTGGGGGAGCCGGGCGACCAGGTCCGCCCGGGACGTCGCCCGCGCCGCGACGGCGAGGGTCCCCGCGACGTCAAGCCCGTCATCCTCACCGTCGACGACGACCCGAGCGTCTCGCGCGCCGTCGCGCGCGACCTGCGGCGGCGCTACGCCGAGGACTACCGCGTGGTCCGCGCCGAGACGGGCTCCGACGCCCTCGACGTGATCCGGGAGGTCGTGCTCCGCGGCGAGCAGGTGGCCGTGCTGCTGGCCGACTACCGCATGCCCCAGATGAACGGGGTCGAGTTCCTCGAGTCGGCCATGGACCTCGTGCCGCAGGCGCGGCGGGCGCTGCTGACCGCGTACGCCGACACGAGCGCGGCGATCGCGGCGATCAACGTCGTCGACGTCGACCACTACCTGCTCAAGCCGTGGGAGCCGCCGGAGGAGAAGCTCTACCCGGTCATCGACGACATGCTCACCAGCTGGAAGCGCGACGGCAAGCCGCCGGAGCACAAGACCAAGATCCTCGGGCACCCCTGGTCGCCGGAGTCGTACGAGGTCCGCGACTTCCTGGCCCGCAACCTGGTGCCGTACCGCTGGTACAACGTCGAGGACCCGGACGGCAAGCGGCTGCTGGCCGCGGCGGGCAAGGGACCGGCCGACGTGCCGGTCGTGGTCACCACGAGCGGCGACGCCATGTCGCGCCCGAGCCTGACCGACCTCGCGAACGCGGTCGGCCTGGACACCACCCCGCGCGGCGACTTCTACGACGTCGTCATCGTCGGCAGCGGGCCGGCCGGGCTCGGGGCCGCGGTGTACGCGGCGTCGGAGGGGCTCAAGACCGTCGTCCTGGAACGTTCCGCCGCCGGCGGGCAGGCCGGGCAGAGCTCGCGGATCGAGAACTACCTGGGCTTCCCCGACGGGGTCGCCGGGGCGCAGCTGACCGACCGGGCGCGCCGCCAGGCCGTACGGCTGGGGGCGGAGCTGCTCACGGCACGTTCCGTGGTGGGGCTCAAGGCGAAGGGCCCGGCGCGCGAGATCACCTTCGACGACGGCGAGACCCTGCTGGCCCACGCCGTGGTGCTCGCGACCGGGGTGTCCTACCGCCAGCTCGACGCCGAGGGGGCCGACGCGCTGCTCGGGCGCGGCATCTACTACGGCTCCGCGTCGACCGAGGCGGCCGCCTGCGCCGACCAGCACGTCGTCATCGTCGGCGGGGCCAACTCCGCGGGCCAGGCGGCCGTGTTCTTCTCCACGCACGCCGCCCAGGTGACGCTCGTCGTCCGCGGCGACTCGCTGACGAAGTCGATGTCCAGCTATCTCATCGAGCAGGTCGAGGCCCGCGACAACATCGAGGTCCGCACCTGCACGCAGATCGAGAAGGTCGAGGGCGAGGAGCACCTGAGCGCGGTGACCCTGTTCGACAAGACCACCGGGCAGCGCGAGGTGGTCGACGCCGAGCACCTCTTCGTCTTCATCGGCGCCGCTCCGCTCACCGACTGGCTGGACGGCGAGGTCGTCCGGGACGCGCGCGGCTTCGTGGTGACCGGGCCGGAGCTGCTGGTCGAGGGCCGCCGGCCCGACGGCTGGGACCTGCCGCGCGACCCGTACCTGCTCGAGTCGAGCCTGCCGGGGGTGTTCGTCGCCGGCGACGCCCGCGCCGACTCGGTCAAGCGCGTCGCCTCGGCGGTCGGCGAGGGCGCCCTGGCCGTGACGCTCGTGCACCGCTACCTGGCCGAGCAGTGA
- a CDS encoding sensor histidine kinase — MSDTVTDQTVQQRTADQGGGERRLTPDELRTLFLFEALEPTQLEWLSENGYVETRAEGEAVYTEGDAATCFFVLVEGCVAMRRWVEGTNVEVNRTDHRGVYAGATAAFVKAEAGHRYANSLVAVTDSTFWVIDAALWADKIRVWFPMAIHMLEGLATGMRNSQLVVGQRERLLSLGRLAAGLTHELNNPASAAVRATASLRERVSKMRGKLSHLASADIDGREFAAMVDLQEAAVERMAKITRDLSPMETSEAEDELGDWLEDHDVVGSWDVAPVLVAAGADVDWLEELAGSVSPDVLSDAVHWVAYALDTEQLMNEIEDATTRISTLVGAAKQYSQMDRATHADIDVHEGLKSTIMMLKHKITAPGNITLVKDLAEGLPKVPAFPAELNQVWTNLIDNAVQAMPDGGTLTIRTALERDDVLVEIGDTGTGIPQELQERIFEPFFTTKPVGEGTGLGLDISYRVIAQRHGGDLRVTSVPGDTRFQVRLPLVSPQRLDTAG, encoded by the coding sequence GTGAGCGACACGGTGACGGACCAGACGGTGCAGCAGCGGACGGCGGACCAGGGCGGCGGCGAGCGGCGACTCACGCCCGACGAGCTGCGGACGCTCTTCCTCTTCGAGGCGCTCGAGCCGACCCAGCTGGAGTGGCTCAGCGAGAACGGCTACGTCGAGACCCGCGCCGAGGGCGAGGCCGTCTACACCGAGGGCGACGCGGCCACCTGCTTCTTCGTGCTGGTCGAGGGGTGCGTCGCGATGCGGCGCTGGGTCGAGGGCACGAACGTCGAGGTGAACCGAACCGACCACCGCGGCGTGTACGCGGGCGCGACAGCGGCGTTCGTCAAGGCCGAGGCCGGCCACCGCTACGCCAACAGCCTCGTCGCGGTCACCGACTCCACGTTCTGGGTGATCGACGCCGCCCTGTGGGCCGACAAGATCCGCGTCTGGTTCCCGATGGCCATCCACATGCTCGAGGGCCTGGCCACCGGCATGCGCAACAGCCAGCTCGTCGTCGGCCAGCGCGAGCGCCTGCTGTCCCTGGGGCGGCTGGCCGCCGGCCTCACCCACGAGCTCAACAACCCCGCCTCGGCGGCCGTGCGCGCGACGGCGAGCCTGCGCGAGCGGGTCAGCAAGATGCGCGGCAAGCTCAGCCACCTCGCCTCGGCCGACATTGACGGGCGTGAGTTCGCGGCGATGGTCGACCTGCAGGAGGCGGCCGTCGAGCGGATGGCCAAGATCACCCGCGACCTCAGCCCGATGGAGACGTCGGAGGCCGAGGACGAGCTGGGCGACTGGCTCGAGGACCACGACGTGGTCGGCAGCTGGGACGTCGCCCCCGTGCTCGTGGCCGCCGGCGCCGACGTCGACTGGCTGGAGGAGCTGGCCGGCAGCGTCTCGCCCGACGTCCTGAGCGACGCGGTGCACTGGGTCGCGTACGCGCTCGACACCGAGCAGCTGATGAACGAGATCGAGGACGCCACCACCCGCATCTCGACCCTCGTCGGCGCGGCCAAGCAGTACTCGCAGATGGACCGCGCGACGCACGCCGACATCGACGTGCACGAGGGCCTGAAGAGCACGATCATGATGCTCAAGCACAAGATCACCGCGCCGGGGAACATCACCCTGGTCAAGGACCTGGCGGAGGGCCTGCCGAAGGTCCCGGCCTTCCCGGCCGAGCTCAACCAGGTGTGGACCAACCTGATCGACAACGCCGTGCAGGCGATGCCCGACGGCGGCACGCTGACCATCCGGACCGCGCTCGAGCGCGACGACGTGCTGGTCGAGATCGGGGACACGGGGACGGGGATCCCCCAGGAGCTGCAGGAGCGCATCTTCGAGCCGTTCTTCACCACGAAGCCCGTGGGGGAGGGGACCGGCCTCGGGCTCGACATCTCCTACCGCGTGATCGCGCAGCGCCACGGCGGCGACCTGCGGGTGACGTCGGTGCCGGGCGACACGCGGTTCCAGGTGCGGCTCCCGCTCGTCAGCCCGCAGCGGCTCGACACGGCCGGCTGA
- a CDS encoding MarR family winged helix-turn-helix transcriptional regulator — protein sequence MDLVAQELERPGGDARTSPVTPDEAAMIALDDRLCLALYTASRSMTARYRVALEEFGLTYPQYLVMVLLWEESSVPVGRIGERLSLESSTLSPLLKRLEAMGLISRTRDRSDERLVIIGLTRAGQRLQERAASVTLEMCRASGLGIDEMASLVGELRELDVQLKAATREARG from the coding sequence ATGGATCTGGTCGCGCAGGAGCTGGAGCGTCCCGGTGGGGACGCCCGTACGTCTCCGGTGACGCCCGACGAAGCCGCGATGATCGCCCTCGACGACCGTCTCTGCCTGGCGCTCTACACGGCCTCGCGGTCGATGACCGCCCGCTACCGGGTGGCGCTGGAGGAGTTCGGGCTCACCTACCCGCAGTACCTCGTGATGGTGCTGCTGTGGGAGGAGTCGTCGGTGCCCGTCGGCCGGATCGGTGAGCGCCTCTCGCTGGAGTCCAGCACCCTCTCCCCGCTGCTCAAGCGGTTGGAGGCGATGGGCCTGATCAGCCGGACGCGCGACCGCTCGGACGAGCGCCTCGTGATCATCGGCCTGACCCGCGCCGGCCAGCGCCTGCAGGAGCGCGCCGCCAGCGTGACCCTCGAGATGTGCCGGGCCAGCGGCCTGGGCATCGACGAGATGGCTTCCCTCGTCGGCGAGCTCCGCGAGCTCGACGTGCAGCTCAAGGCCGCGACGCGCGAGGCGCGGGGCTGA
- a CDS encoding HelD family protein, translated as MRAEPSHPPPDPLAAEQTHLDESRAALTQMRRQTAGLTAQGADRIATEHLKQVLHRRMLSLQDDPTVPLFFGRLDYATDLGAEHDETLYVGRRHITGEAGGEPLVIDWRAGMSLPFYRARPADPMHVRRRRRFGFSSGALTAYEDEDLVGGPAVEGAERGTGSSILQAEIERPRTGPMRDIVSTIQPEQDVIVRAGLDQSVCVQGAPGTGKTAVGLHRAAYLLYAHREQLSRSGVLVVGPNASFLSYIGDVLPALGEIDAGQATVESMLADATELEVRGTEPAARARLKGDARLAEVLRRAVWSHVAPATGTLVLPRGIHQWRVPAYLADEVVAELRERGVRYEAGRTMLAQRLAHQVLLRMEAAGDSPDDRVQAAVARSREVKAYVSGLWPALDPARLVLRLLTDAPFLAEAAAGLLDDDEQRELQGGRPGRTPRSARWTLADVALVDEARDVLMRTPSLGHVVLDEAQDLSPMMLRAVGRRASTGSMTVLGDLAQATTPWSVGSWEESLAHLGQPDAVVTELVEGFRVPGLVIDYAARLLPVIAPTLTPPYSVRRSAGELDLRRSDAPLTATVTAAREQLEQAGTVGVVVADAQVAEVAAALGGAGVAYALLGEGTAEADPEDHADVRRVELVPASLVKGLEFDHVVLLEPARLVAAEADEVTGLRRLYVCLTRAVTTLVVVHAADLPLALAA; from the coding sequence ATGCGCGCCGAGCCCTCACACCCGCCCCCTGATCCCCTCGCCGCCGAGCAGACGCACCTCGACGAGTCACGCGCGGCCCTGACGCAGATGCGCCGCCAGACCGCGGGCCTGACCGCCCAGGGCGCCGACCGGATCGCGACCGAGCACCTCAAGCAGGTGCTGCACCGACGGATGCTCTCGCTGCAGGACGACCCGACGGTGCCGCTCTTCTTCGGCCGGCTCGACTACGCCACCGACCTGGGCGCCGAGCACGACGAGACCCTCTACGTCGGCCGCCGCCACATCACCGGCGAGGCCGGTGGCGAACCCCTCGTCATCGACTGGCGCGCGGGCATGTCGCTGCCCTTCTACCGCGCCCGCCCCGCGGACCCGATGCACGTACGCCGCCGCCGCCGGTTCGGCTTCTCGTCGGGGGCGCTGACGGCGTACGAGGACGAGGACCTCGTCGGAGGTCCCGCCGTCGAGGGAGCCGAGCGCGGCACCGGGTCGTCGATCCTCCAGGCCGAGATCGAGCGGCCGCGCACCGGTCCGATGCGCGACATCGTGTCGACCATCCAGCCCGAGCAGGACGTCATCGTCCGCGCGGGCCTCGACCAGTCGGTCTGCGTGCAGGGCGCCCCCGGCACCGGCAAGACCGCGGTCGGGCTGCACCGGGCGGCGTACCTCCTCTACGCCCACCGCGAGCAGCTGTCGCGGTCGGGGGTGCTCGTGGTCGGGCCCAACGCCAGCTTCTTGTCCTACATCGGCGACGTGCTGCCCGCGCTGGGCGAGATCGACGCCGGGCAGGCCACGGTCGAGTCGATGCTCGCTGACGCGACGGAGCTCGAGGTTCGCGGGACCGAACCCGCCGCCCGGGCCCGGCTCAAGGGCGACGCCCGCCTGGCCGAGGTCCTCCGCCGCGCGGTCTGGTCGCACGTCGCGCCCGCCACCGGCACGCTCGTCCTGCCGCGCGGCATCCACCAGTGGCGGGTGCCCGCCTACCTCGCCGACGAGGTCGTCGCCGAGCTCCGGGAACGGGGCGTCCGCTACGAAGCCGGCCGCACGATGCTGGCCCAGCGGCTGGCCCACCAGGTGCTGCTCCGGATGGAGGCCGCGGGCGACTCCCCCGACGACCGGGTCCAGGCGGCCGTGGCCCGCAGCCGGGAGGTGAAGGCGTACGTGAGCGGGCTCTGGCCGGCGCTCGACCCCGCCCGGCTGGTGCTCCGGCTGCTGACCGACGCCCCGTTCCTGGCGGAGGCGGCCGCGGGGCTCCTCGACGACGACGAGCAGCGCGAGCTGCAGGGCGGGCGACCCGGCCGGACGCCGAGGTCGGCCCGGTGGACGCTCGCCGACGTCGCGCTCGTCGACGAGGCGCGCGACGTCCTGATGCGGACGCCGAGCCTCGGCCACGTCGTCCTCGACGAGGCCCAGGACCTGTCGCCGATGATGCTCCGCGCGGTGGGCCGCCGCGCGAGCACAGGCTCCATGACCGTGCTCGGCGACCTCGCGCAGGCCACCACGCCGTGGTCGGTGGGGTCGTGGGAGGAGTCGCTGGCCCACCTCGGCCAGCCGGACGCGGTGGTGACCGAGCTCGTGGAGGGCTTCCGCGTCCCCGGGCTGGTGATCGACTACGCCGCCCGGCTGCTCCCGGTGATCGCCCCGACTCTGACGCCGCCCTACTCCGTACGACGCTCGGCCGGCGAGCTCGACCTGCGGCGCAGCGATGCACCGCTGACCGCGACCGTGACCGCGGCCCGGGAGCAGCTGGAGCAGGCCGGGACGGTCGGCGTCGTGGTCGCGGACGCGCAGGTCGCCGAGGTCGCCGCGGCGCTCGGCGGGGCCGGGGTCGCGTACGCGCTGCTCGGCGAAGGCACGGCCGAGGCCGACCCCGAGGACCACGCGGACGTCCGTCGGGTCGAGCTGGTGCCGGCGTCGTTGGTGAAGGGGCTGGAGTTCGACCACGTGGTGCTGCTGGAGCCCGCCCGGCTCGTCGCCGCCGAGGCGGACGAGGTGACCGGCCTGCGCCGGCTCTACGTGTGCCTGACCCGGGCGGTCACGACCCTGGTGGTCGTGCACGCGGCCGACCTGCCGCTCGCGCTGGCCGCCTGA
- a CDS encoding NUDIX hydrolase, which translates to MTESVQPPVRTRSYSPVENPANRPRVTRRTVRVLLLNPDGATLLFEDSDPGLVDVRWWVTPGGGIDPGESETEAAVREVREETGFDLDPGVLLGPVARRHVVHGYSDQVIEQDEAFYLAQVDTFDVDVTGHTAEEQITFKGWRWWSEEDLRASDEWVWPRELEEILLLLDHADRWPVDLGFQEESTVLDVS; encoded by the coding sequence GTGACTGAGTCAGTGCAACCGCCCGTCCGGACCCGCTCGTACTCGCCCGTCGAGAACCCGGCGAACCGCCCGCGGGTCACGCGTCGCACCGTCCGCGTGCTGCTGCTCAATCCCGACGGCGCCACCCTGCTCTTCGAGGACAGCGACCCCGGCCTCGTCGACGTGCGCTGGTGGGTGACCCCCGGCGGCGGCATCGACCCCGGTGAGTCCGAGACGGAGGCGGCCGTGCGCGAGGTGCGCGAGGAGACCGGCTTCGACCTCGACCCGGGCGTCCTCCTCGGCCCGGTGGCGCGGCGCCACGTGGTCCACGGCTACTCCGACCAGGTGATCGAGCAGGACGAGGCCTTCTACCTCGCGCAGGTCGACACGTTCGACGTGGACGTCACCGGCCACACGGCCGAGGAGCAGATCACCTTCAAGGGCTGGCGCTGGTGGTCCGAGGAGGACCTGCGCGCCAGCGACGAGTGGGTCTGGCCGCGCGAGCTGGAGGAGATCCTCCTGCTCCTCGACCACGCCGACCGCTGGCCGGTCGACCTCGGCTTCCAGGAGGAGTCGACGGTTCTCGACGTGAGCTGA
- a CDS encoding type IV toxin-antitoxin system AbiEi family antitoxin domain-containing protein translates to MQQVVLRRELVARGMSDSELARRRSGGDLVRLRRGAYLRPDGRDLTHEEAHRLLVEATMPQLGPGWTLSHGSAGILHTLPMWPDPLSRVHVTRPRTGGGRRRTTVHRHGSPLSPSEVVRIDGWPTTDLARTVVDLARSLPFEQGVAAADRALTIGVTMAELGAALDRTAQLRGAGRARKVVEFADGRSESAGESLSRVLLSDLGLMPDDIQFRVLDGSEAVGRVDFVWPGLRTIGEFDGRVKYGRLLGQGEDGGEVLYREKRREDLLRELGWQVVRWVWADLDHPEVIAERLRRAFARAAL, encoded by the coding sequence ATGCAGCAGGTGGTGCTCCGCAGAGAGCTCGTGGCCCGAGGGATGTCCGACTCCGAGCTGGCCCGACGTCGTTCGGGCGGCGACCTCGTCCGGCTCCGGCGGGGCGCCTACCTCCGGCCCGACGGGCGTGACCTCACCCACGAGGAGGCGCACCGGCTGCTGGTCGAGGCGACGATGCCTCAGCTCGGACCGGGCTGGACGCTGAGCCACGGCTCAGCCGGAATCCTGCACACGCTGCCCATGTGGCCCGATCCGCTGAGCCGGGTGCACGTGACGCGTCCCCGCACCGGCGGGGGACGTCGCCGCACCACGGTGCACCGGCACGGCAGCCCCCTGTCGCCGAGCGAGGTCGTCCGGATCGACGGCTGGCCCACCACTGACCTGGCGCGGACGGTGGTCGACCTCGCCCGTTCCCTCCCTTTCGAGCAGGGTGTCGCTGCGGCCGACCGGGCGCTGACCATCGGGGTCACGATGGCCGAGCTGGGTGCAGCGCTCGACCGGACCGCTCAGCTCCGTGGCGCGGGGAGGGCACGGAAGGTCGTGGAGTTCGCCGACGGCCGGTCGGAGTCGGCCGGCGAGTCGCTGAGCCGGGTGCTGCTGTCAGACCTTGGCCTCATGCCGGACGACATCCAGTTCCGCGTCCTGGACGGGTCGGAGGCCGTGGGGCGGGTCGACTTCGTGTGGCCGGGGCTGCGCACGATCGGCGAGTTCGACGGCCGGGTCAAGTACGGGCGGCTGCTGGGCCAGGGCGAGGACGGCGGCGAAGTCCTCTACCGCGAGAAGCGGCGGGAGGACCTGCTGCGCGAGCTCGGCTGGCAGGTGGTGCGGTGGGTGTGGGCCGACCTGGACCACCCGGAGGTCATCGCCGAACGCCTGCGCCGGGCCTTTGCCCGCGCGGCCCTCTGA
- a CDS encoding DNA repair helicase XPB, translating to MSDSQPGPLVVQSDKTLLLEIDHPAAEACRIAIAPFAELERAPEHIHTYRLTPLGLWNARAAGHDAEQVVDTLLTYSRYPVPNGLLVDVADTMDRYGRLRIEKHPTHGLVLVTTDRPVLAEVLKSAKVKGLVGNRVDDDTVVVHASERGHLKQVLLKLGWPAEDFAGYVNGEAHAIDLTQDGWELRPYQAQAAESFFHGGSGVVVLPCGAGKTIVGAAAMATAKTTTLILVTNTVSARQWRDELVKRTSLTPEEIGEYSGSKKEIRPVTIATYQVITTKRGGVHPHLELFGARDWGLVLYDEVHLLPAPVFRMTADLQARRRLGLTATLVREDGREGDVFSLIGPKRYDAPWKDIEAQGYIAPADCVEVRVTLSESERMTYAVAEPDVRYRLAATADSKTDVVVDLVRKHTGTPTLVIGQYVDQLEELASRLDAALITGDTTVRQRERLYESFRTGEIDLLVVSKVANFSIDLPSAEVAIQVSGAFGSRQEEAQRLGRLLRPKAAGVMARFYAVVSRDTVDAEFAAHRQRFLAEQGYAYTIMDADDALAAD from the coding sequence ATGTCTGATTCCCAGCCCGGCCCTCTCGTCGTCCAGTCCGACAAGACCCTCCTCCTCGAGATCGACCACCCGGCGGCCGAGGCCTGCCGGATCGCGATCGCCCCCTTCGCCGAGCTGGAACGCGCGCCGGAGCACATCCACACCTACCGGCTGACCCCGCTGGGACTGTGGAACGCACGCGCCGCCGGCCACGACGCCGAGCAGGTCGTCGACACGCTCCTCACCTACAGCCGCTACCCCGTCCCCAACGGGCTGCTGGTCGACGTCGCCGACACCATGGACCGCTACGGGCGGCTGCGGATCGAGAAGCACCCCACGCACGGCCTCGTGCTGGTCACGACGGACCGTCCGGTGCTCGCCGAGGTCCTCAAGTCGGCGAAGGTCAAGGGCCTGGTCGGCAACCGCGTCGACGACGACACCGTCGTCGTGCACGCCAGCGAGCGCGGCCACCTGAAGCAGGTGCTGCTCAAGCTCGGCTGGCCCGCCGAGGACTTCGCCGGCTACGTCAACGGCGAGGCCCACGCGATCGACCTCACGCAGGACGGCTGGGAGCTGCGGCCGTACCAGGCGCAGGCTGCCGAGTCCTTCTTCCACGGCGGGTCCGGCGTCGTGGTGCTGCCCTGCGGCGCGGGCAAGACGATCGTCGGGGCCGCGGCCATGGCCACCGCGAAGACGACCACGCTGATCCTCGTCACCAACACGGTCTCGGCCCGCCAGTGGCGCGACGAGCTGGTCAAGCGGACGAGCCTGACGCCGGAGGAGATCGGGGAGTACTCGGGCTCCAAGAAGGAGATCCGGCCGGTCACCATCGCGACGTACCAGGTCATCACGACCAAGCGCGGCGGCGTGCACCCCCACCTCGAGCTCTTCGGCGCGCGCGATTGGGGCCTCGTGCTCTACGACGAGGTCCACCTGCTGCCGGCGCCCGTGTTCCGGATGACCGCCGACCTGCAGGCCCGCCGCCGCCTCGGCCTGACCGCGACGCTCGTGCGCGAGGACGGCCGCGAGGGCGACGTGTTCTCCCTCATCGGCCCCAAGCGCTACGACGCGCCGTGGAAGGACATCGAGGCGCAGGGCTACATCGCCCCGGCCGACTGCGTCGAGGTCCGGGTGACCCTCAGCGAGTCCGAGCGGATGACGTACGCGGTCGCCGAGCCGGACGTGCGGTACCGGCTCGCCGCGACGGCCGACTCCAAGACCGACGTCGTCGTCGACCTCGTCCGCAAGCACACGGGCACACCGACCCTGGTCATCGGCCAGTACGTCGACCAGCTCGAGGAGCTCGCCTCCCGCCTCGACGCCGCGCTGATCACCGGCGACACGACGGTGCGGCAGCGCGAGCGCCTGTACGAGTCGTTCCGGACCGGCGAGATCGACCTCCTCGTGGTCAGCAAGGTCGCGAACTTCTCGATCGACCTGCCCAGCGCCGAGGTCGCGATCCAGGTCTCGGGCGCCTTCGGCTCCCGGCAGGAGGAGGCCCAGCGCCTCGGCCGCCTGCTGCGCCCCAAGGCCGCCGGCGTCATGGCCCGGTTCTACGCCGTCGTCAGCCGCGACACCGTCGACGCCGAGTTCGCCGCGCACCGCCAGCGCTTCCTCGCCGAGCAGGGCTACGCGTACACGATCATGGACGCCGACGACGCCCTGGCCGCCGACTAG